A part of Saccharomonospora amisosensis genomic DNA contains:
- a CDS encoding NAD(P)/FAD-dependent oxidoreductase: MVVGASHAGAQLVTSLRQEGWSGEIVLVGDESVLPYQRPPLSKAYLAGKCSLTELAIRSQDFYLKQGIECLDACVEEIDRSARQVLLSTGDRLSYDALALCTGARPRRLRAAGTQLDGVHYLRRSSDVKRIREHAIPGRRAVIVGGGYIGLETAASLRALGLDVTVLEAADRVLERVTAPEVSAFFTRVHQHEGVDVRTSASVEALVGDHRVREAVLASGELVAADLVIIGVGIEPTTELAEAAGLAVDDGILIDAHARSSDPTIVAAGDCASQDMPRYGRRIRLESVPSAVEQAKVAAATICGKDKEVTAPPWFWSDQYDLKLQIAGLNTGYDDIVLSGDPTADRDFTCYYLRKGELIAADCVNRPRDFMTTKRMLGQGTAVDMATLKAKVAV; this comes from the coding sequence GTGGTGGTCGGTGCCAGTCATGCCGGGGCACAGCTGGTCACCAGCCTCCGCCAGGAGGGCTGGTCCGGTGAAATCGTGCTGGTCGGTGACGAGTCGGTGCTGCCCTACCAGAGACCTCCTCTGTCGAAGGCTTACCTCGCTGGCAAGTGCTCGCTGACGGAGTTGGCCATTCGCTCCCAGGACTTCTACCTCAAGCAGGGCATCGAGTGCCTGGACGCCTGCGTGGAGGAGATCGATCGTTCGGCTCGCCAGGTCCTGCTCAGCACGGGGGACAGACTGTCCTATGACGCCCTGGCTCTCTGCACCGGCGCACGCCCACGACGCCTGCGTGCCGCCGGCACCCAGCTCGATGGGGTGCACTACCTACGTCGGTCATCCGATGTCAAGCGGATCCGCGAGCACGCCATCCCCGGACGTCGTGCCGTCATCGTCGGTGGTGGTTACATCGGCCTGGAGACCGCCGCGTCGTTGCGCGCGCTGGGTCTTGACGTCACCGTGCTGGAGGCCGCAGACCGTGTCCTCGAGCGGGTGACCGCTCCTGAGGTGTCGGCATTCTTCACGCGCGTCCACCAACATGAGGGAGTCGACGTGCGGACGAGCGCATCGGTCGAGGCCCTGGTCGGCGACCACCGCGTCCGCGAGGCGGTCCTGGCGAGCGGCGAGCTTGTGGCAGCCGATCTCGTGATCATCGGGGTCGGTATCGAACCGACCACGGAACTGGCCGAGGCAGCCGGCCTGGCGGTGGACGACGGGATCTTGATCGACGCGCACGCGCGCAGCAGTGATCCCACCATTGTGGCCGCCGGGGACTGCGCCTCGCAGGACATGCCACGCTACGGCCGACGGATTCGCCTGGAGTCGGTGCCGAGCGCGGTGGAGCAGGCGAAGGTGGCAGCGGCGACCATCTGTGGAAAGGACAAGGAGGTCACAGCGCCCCCGTGGTTCTGGTCGGATCAGTATGACCTCAAGCTCCAGATCGCGGGACTCAACACGGGCTATGACGACATCGTCCTGAGCGGTGACCCGACCGCCGACCGCGATTTCACCTGCTACTACCTCCGGAAGGGCGAGCTGATAGCCGCTGACTGTGTCAACCGTCCCCGGGACTTCATGACCACCAAGCGCATGCTCGGCCAGGGGACCGCAGTCGATATGGCCACCCTGAAAGCAAAGGTTGCGGTGTGA
- a CDS encoding TetR/AcrR family transcriptional regulator translates to MRAHSMRERFREHMRSAVLEAAHDLIIDRGWDRVRMGEVADRAGVSRAALYKEFGDKAGLGEAVVLREASRFLEGIQGALEAHVGDAKRGIAAAVDYTLDEAGRSPLLKAVLISNRDLNGGSQASTGMLPLLTTSARLLDLASDTLAGWVAESYPSLPENDVIDAADTMVRLTVSHLALPRWDRTATARKISEVAVRFLSLES, encoded by the coding sequence ATGCGGGCACACTCCATGCGTGAACGGTTCAGGGAGCACATGCGCTCGGCTGTACTCGAGGCTGCCCACGACTTGATCATCGACCGCGGCTGGGACCGGGTGCGCATGGGGGAGGTGGCGGACCGAGCCGGGGTGTCGCGGGCAGCTCTCTACAAGGAGTTCGGTGACAAGGCCGGCCTCGGAGAAGCCGTCGTGCTTCGGGAAGCCTCACGCTTCCTGGAGGGCATCCAGGGGGCGCTGGAGGCGCACGTCGGCGATGCGAAGCGCGGCATCGCCGCAGCCGTCGACTACACCTTGGACGAGGCGGGGCGTAGCCCCCTGCTCAAGGCGGTGCTCATCTCCAACCGCGACCTGAATGGGGGGAGCCAAGCGTCCACGGGGATGCTCCCACTGCTCACGACTTCCGCGCGACTCCTCGACCTCGCCTCCGACACCCTGGCCGGATGGGTCGCGGAGAGTTACCCGAGTCTTCCCGAAAACGATGTCATCGACGCGGCCGACACCATGGTCCGCCTGACAGTCAGTCACCTGGCGCTGCCCAGGTGGGACCGAACCGCGACAGCACGCAAGATCTCAGAGGTCGCGGTCCGGTTCCTCTCCCTCGAATCGTGA
- a CDS encoding AMP-binding enzyme, with product MDRRTARVEASDGAGFEDAQGHGARIGALTGPCRRYCRAGELYRHPAVREVAVVGVLDIRWGETPVATVALQNAAEATAEELIAYARGRLAHFKCPTRVEFVAELHRTATGKVL from the coding sequence ATGGATCGGCGGACGGCCCGCGTTGAGGCCAGCGACGGTGCTGGCTTCGAAGACGCTCAAGGCCACGGCGCCCGGATCGGCGCCCTGACTGGGCCCTGTCGGAGATACTGTCGAGCAGGAGAGCTCTACCGGCACCCGGCCGTCCGTGAAGTGGCCGTCGTCGGCGTCCTCGACATCCGCTGGGGCGAGACGCCAGTGGCCACCGTGGCGCTCCAGAACGCCGCCGAGGCGACGGCCGAGGAGCTCATCGCGTACGCCCGGGGGCGGCTTGCCCACTTCAAGTGCCCTACCCGGGTCGAGTTCGTGGCTGAGTTGCACCGCACAGCGACCGGCAAGGTTCTCTAA
- a CDS encoding sigma-54-dependent Fis family transcriptional regulator produces the protein MEPTSVAPGGRASGGTATPEARHEPPQLSVRAEIALSWRRSAACGITPDKKAELPYDPDFDSDSRLLKAATPVVERLASSLADTSTSILLADRQARIVRRWVGEKPLYSALDNAHAAPGFAFAEEYAGTNGLGTVLEEARTVAVRGEEHYADFLRHLSCVGVPIHNPVTRAVEGVLDITCLADDYNPLIPALLSESVQHIETRLSHLSSPADVALVEAFTRARRLHRGAILGLNPNMILTNPIASGNLTPHDQAVLWDASTQLARTQRSEVSVDLTHGRYRVRCEPVTTGSHHPAGVVLYLDPIRPRHVSTGSHPSVTATSTGITPPAGRSPQWRRITTRIQELAQLPDPVAITGEPGSGKLYLAKYLHELSSPARGLRVFNAADPTETAPKNLIIRANETLGQGDNVIVRRIEYLPTQAQAQLRALAATSPHPTSASTTGRLIVTAQTTTHTNEWLEQALASYPHHLWVPPLAQHTEDIADLTPVLLTELAGQPTAHCSLPTLQALMRSPWPGNIAELRDALAAALNASDGQEIQPHHLPTWVLKRAHQRQLSVMDQSERELIIETLASVGNNRTQAARILGIGRATLYRKIRTLGISTAQELQMGLSDQLIGQSHCQVSRDRRGPAR, from the coding sequence ATGGAGCCCACCTCAGTCGCACCCGGTGGCCGTGCCTCAGGCGGGACGGCCACACCTGAGGCACGCCACGAGCCCCCGCAGCTGTCCGTACGTGCCGAGATCGCGCTGTCATGGCGCCGGTCCGCAGCCTGCGGAATAACCCCTGACAAGAAGGCTGAACTACCCTACGATCCGGACTTCGACAGTGACAGCCGACTGCTGAAGGCGGCCACGCCGGTTGTGGAACGTCTCGCCAGTTCCCTGGCCGATACCTCCACCAGCATCCTGCTCGCCGACCGGCAGGCGCGGATTGTGCGGCGCTGGGTTGGCGAGAAGCCGCTGTACAGCGCATTGGACAACGCACACGCGGCCCCTGGGTTCGCCTTCGCGGAGGAGTATGCCGGCACCAACGGGTTAGGCACAGTCCTGGAGGAAGCTCGAACGGTCGCGGTTCGCGGCGAAGAACACTACGCGGACTTCCTACGCCACCTGTCGTGCGTTGGGGTCCCCATCCACAACCCGGTCACCCGAGCCGTCGAGGGAGTTCTCGACATTACCTGCCTCGCTGACGACTACAATCCGCTCATCCCCGCTCTGCTCTCCGAATCGGTACAGCACATCGAAACCCGGTTGAGCCACCTGTCCTCCCCCGCCGATGTCGCCCTCGTCGAGGCGTTCACCCGTGCCCGCCGTCTGCATCGAGGCGCCATACTCGGCCTCAACCCGAACATGATCCTCACCAACCCCATCGCCAGCGGCAATCTCACACCCCACGACCAGGCGGTACTCTGGGACGCGTCCACACAGTTGGCCCGTACCCAGCGCTCCGAAGTAAGCGTGGACCTCACGCACGGGCGGTACCGTGTCCGGTGCGAACCCGTCACGACCGGATCCCACCACCCTGCCGGAGTCGTGCTGTACCTCGATCCGATCCGGCCCCGCCACGTCAGCACGGGCTCCCACCCATCCGTGACGGCCACCAGCACGGGCATCACGCCTCCAGCGGGACGCAGCCCACAGTGGCGCCGCATCACCACGCGTATCCAGGAACTGGCTCAGCTCCCCGATCCGGTAGCGATCACGGGCGAGCCGGGCAGCGGAAAGCTCTACCTGGCCAAGTATCTGCACGAACTGTCCAGTCCCGCCCGGGGACTGCGGGTTTTCAACGCCGCCGACCCCACCGAGACCGCGCCCAAGAACCTGATCATCCGGGCCAACGAAACCCTTGGGCAAGGCGACAACGTCATCGTACGGCGAATCGAATACCTTCCGACACAGGCGCAGGCGCAGTTGCGGGCCCTCGCGGCGACCAGCCCCCATCCCACGTCCGCATCGACAACCGGACGACTCATCGTCACCGCCCAAACCACGACCCACACCAATGAGTGGCTCGAACAAGCCCTCGCGTCCTACCCGCACCACCTGTGGGTTCCGCCGCTGGCCCAGCACACCGAGGACATCGCCGACCTGACGCCGGTTCTGCTCACGGAACTCGCCGGTCAACCCACCGCACACTGCAGCCTGCCAACGCTCCAAGCACTGATGCGTAGCCCGTGGCCGGGCAACATCGCCGAGTTACGAGACGCCCTTGCCGCCGCACTCAACGCCAGCGACGGCCAGGAGATCCAACCGCACCACCTACCGACCTGGGTGCTCAAACGTGCACACCAACGACAACTATCCGTAATGGACCAGTCGGAACGCGAACTGATCATCGAAACACTAGCCAGCGTCGGCAACAACCGGACGCAAGCGGCAAGAATCTTGGGCATCGGCCGCGCCACCCTGTACCGCAAGATCCGTACCCTCGGCATCTCCACCGCCCAGGAACTCCAGATGGGGCTGTCTGATCAACTTATCGGACAGTCCCACTGCCAGGTGTCGCGAGACCGTCGAGGACCGGCTCGCTGA
- a CDS encoding VOC family protein, with translation MSDSKCDLRSILLPASDLESSLAFYRDGLGLGVRMRDRDDYAELSAGSIKLALAIPADHPVPESALPVFRSEDVSVAVSRLLAAGATVLSGPVEGAHEIRAVLRDPSGNPFVVYRSRA, from the coding sequence GTGTCTGATTCGAAGTGTGATTTGCGGTCTATCCTGCTCCCCGCGTCCGATTTGGAAAGTTCGTTGGCCTTTTATCGAGATGGATTGGGGCTCGGTGTCCGGATGCGGGATCGGGACGACTATGCCGAACTCTCCGCCGGGTCGATAAAGCTCGCCTTGGCGATTCCGGCTGACCATCCGGTGCCGGAGTCGGCGTTGCCGGTGTTCCGGAGCGAGGACGTCTCGGTTGCGGTGTCCCGGCTGCTGGCGGCCGGTGCGACGGTGTTGTCCGGGCCGGTTGAGGGGGCGCACGAGATTCGGGCGGTATTGCGGGACCCCAGCGGGAACCCTTTCGTGGTCTACCGAAGCCGGGCTTGA
- a CDS encoding LLM class flavin-dependent oxidoreductase, whose protein sequence is MKEILFYLPAVGSYDQMKKGFAGVNDKNYQNMLFQITKQAQLADDLGYWGVAFTEHHFHIEGFEESNNPILLDLYIAMQTQRIKVGQMANVLPFQNPIRLAEDLAMLDQMTRGRSFVGIARGYQKRWADVLGQTYHVGATFSDKSERDVANRKRFNEHWEIMKALWSERTTSLKTENWQVPPPGIDFNHEAVNAYGGGQDKQGVITEVGIAPKPYQKPWPQVFQPFSFSEESFRFCAREGIVPIVMNTNDEVISRLLDVYQEEAEAAGRGAFKRGQGVGIFRDVLVSRDADEAHYWARRGNGFIFPNWFGPMGFSEVMRNPGETGQIGSDYDTLCERGFEFVGTPDDINRQIEKLVSQHDPEYLLQWQYPGPIPHDVQMRSIELWASEIAPNWL, encoded by the coding sequence ATGAAGGAGATTTTGTTCTACCTGCCAGCCGTGGGTAGTTATGACCAGATGAAGAAGGGCTTCGCTGGGGTCAACGACAAGAACTACCAGAACATGCTCTTCCAGATCACCAAGCAGGCGCAACTGGCTGACGATCTCGGGTACTGGGGCGTCGCGTTTACGGAGCACCATTTCCACATCGAAGGCTTCGAGGAGTCGAACAACCCGATCCTGCTCGATCTGTACATCGCGATGCAGACACAGCGGATCAAGGTCGGGCAGATGGCGAACGTGCTGCCGTTCCAGAATCCGATTCGGCTGGCCGAGGACCTCGCGATGCTCGACCAGATGACGCGCGGACGCTCCTTCGTCGGGATCGCCAGGGGGTATCAGAAGCGGTGGGCGGACGTGCTCGGGCAGACGTACCACGTCGGCGCCACGTTCTCCGACAAGTCGGAACGTGATGTGGCCAACCGCAAGCGGTTCAACGAGCACTGGGAGATCATGAAGGCGTTGTGGAGCGAGCGCACGACGTCTCTGAAGACCGAGAACTGGCAGGTTCCGCCACCGGGAATCGATTTCAATCACGAAGCGGTGAACGCGTATGGGGGCGGGCAGGACAAGCAGGGTGTGATCACCGAGGTCGGCATCGCCCCGAAACCGTATCAGAAGCCGTGGCCGCAGGTGTTCCAGCCGTTCAGCTTCAGCGAGGAGTCCTTCCGGTTCTGTGCTCGTGAGGGCATCGTCCCAATCGTGATGAACACCAATGACGAGGTCATTTCTCGGTTGCTGGACGTGTATCAGGAGGAGGCCGAGGCGGCGGGTCGGGGGGCGTTCAAGCGCGGCCAGGGGGTAGGCATTTTCCGCGATGTGCTGGTGTCACGAGACGCCGACGAGGCCCATTACTGGGCCCGGCGCGGTAATGGTTTCATCTTCCCGAACTGGTTCGGGCCGATGGGCTTTTCCGAAGTGATGCGCAATCCCGGCGAGACCGGCCAGATCGGGTCCGACTACGACACTCTGTGTGAGCGTGGGTTCGAGTTCGTCGGTACGCCCGACGACATCAACCGCCAGATCGAGAAGTTGGTGTCGCAGCACGACCCTGAGTATCTGCTGCAGTGGCAGTACCCAGGACCGATTCCGCACGACGTGCAGATGCGCAGCATCGAGCTGTGGGCCTCCGAGATCGCTCCGAACTGGCTGTGA
- a CDS encoding acyl-CoA dehydrogenase family protein, whose protein sequence is MRVSPDLEPLRSEVRAFLDSEIRRGAFTPQCDSWLTGWDEPFSRRLAEQGWVGMTIPRRYGGQGRTVLDRQVVLEELLAAGAPVAAHWIADRQTAPSLLRYGSEQQRAEFLPEIAAGRCYFAIGMSEPDSGSDLASVRTRAVRVAGGWRLTGTKVWTSGAHRAQWFFVLARSAPDSGERHAGLSQFIVNLRAEGVTVRPIRLLTGEHEFNEVRLDGVFVPDRYVLGEIGSGWGQVTSELGYERSGPERLLTTFPLLAALVSEVRRRADRDPAAVVEIGALTSRLLTLRQLSLSVAGVLAAGKPADVAAALVKDLGTRFEQEVAERARILADEMLDPDAAPGTFTGHLVRGLLHSPGYTLRGGTNEVLRGVVAKALERA, encoded by the coding sequence ATGCGGGTTTCGCCGGACCTGGAACCGCTCCGGTCCGAGGTACGTGCGTTTCTCGATTCCGAGATCCGGCGAGGTGCGTTCACCCCCCAATGTGATTCCTGGTTGACCGGCTGGGATGAGCCGTTCTCGCGGCGGCTGGCTGAGCAGGGGTGGGTTGGCATGACCATTCCGCGCCGGTACGGCGGCCAGGGACGGACGGTGCTGGATCGGCAAGTGGTACTTGAAGAGCTCCTCGCCGCGGGGGCCCCGGTGGCGGCGCACTGGATCGCTGACCGCCAGACCGCCCCCTCGCTGTTGCGCTACGGCAGCGAACAGCAGCGGGCGGAGTTCCTGCCTGAGATCGCGGCGGGACGCTGCTACTTCGCCATCGGCATGAGCGAACCGGACAGCGGCTCCGACTTGGCTTCCGTGCGGACACGAGCGGTCAGAGTGGCTGGCGGTTGGCGGCTGACCGGGACGAAGGTGTGGACCAGCGGAGCACATCGGGCGCAGTGGTTCTTCGTGCTCGCCAGAAGCGCACCGGATTCCGGAGAGCGGCACGCCGGGCTGAGCCAGTTCATCGTGAACCTGCGTGCCGAGGGTGTCACCGTACGGCCGATCCGGCTGCTCACCGGTGAGCACGAGTTCAACGAGGTACGGCTGGACGGAGTGTTCGTCCCGGATCGGTATGTGCTGGGTGAGATCGGCAGCGGTTGGGGCCAGGTCACCTCTGAGCTGGGTTATGAACGCAGCGGACCGGAACGCCTGCTCACCACCTTCCCCCTGCTGGCCGCGCTCGTCTCCGAGGTACGCCGACGCGCGGACCGAGACCCGGCGGCAGTCGTCGAGATCGGCGCGCTCACGTCCCGCCTGCTCACCCTGCGGCAGTTGTCGTTGTCTGTCGCAGGAGTGCTCGCGGCGGGCAAACCCGCCGACGTGGCCGCCGCGCTGGTCAAGGATCTGGGCACCCGGTTCGAACAGGAGGTGGCCGAGCGGGCGCGGATACTCGCCGACGAGATGCTGGATCCGGACGCGGCGCCGGGCACGTTCACCGGCCACCTTGTTCGCGGTCTGCTTCATTCCCCCGGATACACCCTGCGCGGTGGCACCAACGAGGTGCTGCGCGGGGTCGTCGCCAAGGCGTTGGAGCGCGCATGA
- a CDS encoding acyl-CoA dehydrogenase family protein: protein MNEELHAIAATAAQICSEWTPEAAARYSGGWADEVWDSLTKAEFTVLPVPESSGGAGAGLAEAAVVVHEIGRAAVPVPLAETALLAGWLLAAASRTVPTGPLTASAPTDMTVDRCPGGYRLTGKLSRVPYGHLAERVAVLLDRAEPLVAVLDSPREAWERGRNLAGEPRDTLLLQDTFVPGEDVTEVDATISGRAFRVRGALGRALLLSGAMEAALDSTITYAGQREQFGRPISRFQAVSHHLAAMAGEAAASTTVAMSAATAGQQPDWILTAAAKAQAGRAAGVVARLAHQVHGALGFTDEHPLRLITTRLWSWRDEFGNERFWERELGAAACAAPDLWTLVTDPAEVRANG from the coding sequence ATGAACGAGGAGTTGCACGCGATCGCGGCGACCGCGGCTCAGATCTGCTCGGAGTGGACGCCGGAGGCCGCGGCCCGGTACTCAGGCGGGTGGGCTGACGAGGTATGGGACTCCTTGACAAAGGCGGAGTTCACCGTGCTGCCGGTGCCCGAGTCCTCTGGTGGGGCCGGGGCGGGGCTGGCCGAGGCCGCGGTCGTGGTGCACGAGATCGGACGCGCCGCGGTGCCGGTGCCATTGGCGGAGACGGCGCTGCTGGCAGGGTGGCTACTGGCCGCAGCCAGCCGGACGGTTCCGACCGGTCCGCTGACCGCGTCGGCGCCCACGGACATGACGGTCGACCGATGCCCTGGGGGGTACCGGTTGACGGGGAAACTGTCCAGGGTTCCCTACGGCCACCTGGCCGAGCGGGTCGCGGTGCTGCTTGACCGTGCCGAGCCGCTGGTGGCGGTCCTGGACTCGCCGAGGGAAGCGTGGGAACGTGGCCGTAACCTGGCCGGAGAGCCCCGGGATACTTTGCTGCTGCAGGACACTTTCGTGCCGGGCGAGGACGTCACCGAAGTGGACGCCACGATTTCCGGCAGGGCATTTCGGGTTCGCGGTGCGCTTGGCCGGGCACTGTTGCTCAGCGGGGCCATGGAAGCCGCACTCGATTCGACGATCACCTACGCCGGGCAGCGGGAGCAGTTCGGCCGCCCGATTTCCCGGTTCCAGGCCGTCAGCCATCACCTCGCGGCGATGGCCGGGGAGGCGGCGGCCAGCACCACGGTCGCGATGTCGGCCGCCACAGCTGGTCAGCAACCGGACTGGATCCTCACGGCAGCGGCCAAGGCGCAGGCCGGTCGTGCCGCGGGCGTGGTGGCGCGACTGGCCCATCAGGTACACGGCGCGCTTGGCTTCACCGACGAGCATCCGTTGCGGCTGATCACCACCCGCTTGTGGTCATGGCGCGACGAGTTCGGCAATGAGCGGTTCTGGGAGCGGGAACT